A stretch of DNA from Leopardus geoffroyi isolate Oge1 chromosome B3, O.geoffroyi_Oge1_pat1.0, whole genome shotgun sequence:
TACAGGTCACAGACAAATTGCAGTGTGTTTGTCAGACTCAGTCTCCTGAAAGTGTGGGGTCTCGCATTTCAATCTGTGTAAGTTACAGTAGTGATTTGGTGTTCGTCacacactaaaacaaaaacagcaaaatcaaCCTCGCTTGATATTGACAATGCCGGAAGCCCTCTAGCAGACACTGCCCAGGGTGTGAGGGCTGTGAACCTATTTATGTGAGGTATGGTGGgatataaaaccaaaagaaaggtCTGGTTACACACGTACAGCGAATGTGGTAGCATCTACCCAATagctgaaataatttaaaattaaaattgcaaaagaaaaacactgatgtGCAGAGTCAATGGTCTGGAAAGTTGACAACCAAGAATGAcctaaaagaagggaaaaaacctGCTATGGTTCTTGTGTATGATATCTGACAGAGTACGTTTctttacagaggggaaaaaaaccctgaaaggGCAGCGGGAGGGGACTGGCTCcttaaagaaaatttccaaaatgtcCCCCCAAAACAGATAAAACTCTCAAGTGTAGTctgaaatgaaatacagaattCTAGACAGTGACAAAAAGAAACTATcacaggggagtggggagggatagACTGATTATCAAATCTTTACTGATTGTAGATCGAGTTTCATAAAACAGAATAACATTTTTGTGATTTCTTGTGCAGTCAACAAGTTTCATTTTAGTTGTGCTTACATTATATAACTGTGAAGCCTGAACACtggttgtgtttttaatttacatgtttcAAGAAAACCATACATTCAAAATATTCTCCATATATAACAAATTCAACAAACGCAACACGAAATTTGCCCAGAAATTAATCTATAGAaaagaaacatcattttaaaaagttgcacACAGTCCACTATTCAGGCTGCGAGTACACACTTACTGTATTACagcacataattttttaaagtttgcttccaacataaacataaatagtCACATTTTAAGAGAGGCCCATACTAAGTTTTCAGGTAAGCACTAGACAGCTGGCCACTAACAGCCACTTACCAGTGTCTTTCCCAAACCCAGAGGGATGGGACTATCTGTGGAACCGCAGAAGGTGATAAGCAAGGCAAAGTTAAACAAACATCTTTGTTCAGCCATCGACTAACACTTTTCTGCTCCAAGGGCCACCGAGGTTTCAAAACACCCAACCCACAGAATGCAATGATCTCCGACGACTGGTTTCATTTATCACTTTGATGTAATCCACAAAAACCTAGTATACCACCTTTTAAAACGTGCCTATGCTCTGCTGACGTAGAGCCCATAGTTGTGTATGACAGAGGCTGAAAGACGATTTTGGTTCTGAGCTCTAGTTGTGCTTTGCCCTGCTGCCTTTAAGGTAGCTTTTCCACCTCTTGACAAACTCTTTGAAGATTGGGGACTCATCGATGGTGCTGAGTAGCTGCAGCTGATTGATGTGGGTGGTGTGGTAGTCCCAGCGGGCCAGGTTGGGGGCAATGCCAAGCATGAAGTGGCGGAGGTCATAGATGGTTCCTGACCCGGTGTCATACAAGGGGAGCATGGCTTTAAGGGATTCCATACCACGCTCATACAAGGACCTCGCTTCTTTCCCGAGTTTTTCCCCTGCAGTTTCTTTTAAGTCATACAGCCCAATTAAAGAATACATAAAGCCATTTAAAACGAAAGAGCTAGGTGTGGTGGGATATTCTTCATACCAATCGTGTTTATTCATAAACACAGCCCTAACTCCATGCTGTTCTGACAGAAACTTGTAAGGGGCTGTTGCCCTTAAAGCTGAACTGAGGAATAAATGGTCTTTTGTTAATAGATAGGCCCTGACTAAGGTAGAAATGGCTTGCCCTTGGGCCATGGCCGAGTACCACCCTGGCTCTAAAGACTTGAACCCCTCCCCTAACTTACGGGTCACCATAATTGGCCAGCCACCTTTCTCATCCTGGTTCCTTACCAGCCAATCGCTGGCAGCGAAGAATGCAGCCATGTGGGCTGTGGTAGAGATGGTAATGTTGTCAAGGAATCCTTTCCCTTTTGCAATCAACCTAACCACCTTTTTGGGCATGATTTTGGTTGGCTTGACAGCTTTTGTGTTGGAAAGACCCACTCCTTTCCTGAGGTCAGTGACCAGGTCCCTTGTGACCGTGCTCCATGAAGTTCTAGGCCCAATGCCATAGTATATGtctctttctttaaaagcaaTTAGCTGGGTATTTGAGACATAATGTACAGTGAAGAGCTGATTCTTTTCTGTGGTCTCTAGAACCACGGACACACTTCCATTTGTCAAGAACTtgagatcaaatgaaataataaaatcttttgtgTTCCCCAGTTGCAAGGATACACCTTCACTGGTTTCTGTAGGGGGAAAATATACCAACAAAGACTGGTTAGAATAAAAGctctttgtattaaaaataaatcgcAATTCATCCTTGATCACCACTAACCATACAAAATTAGCATTTCGATATTTTGGTTAaccatatcatcatcatcatcatcatcatcatcatcatcatcatcatcatcattttactGAAGTAACCAAAAACAAATGATACAATTGATGAGCCCATCCATGATGGCTCATGAGTTTCAGGCCTGTCTAGTTTATGTTAGTGAGCTAAGAGCAAATGATTAAGGTGGTGTTGATCAAACTGCCTTTTCTAGATCGAATGCTGGCTGATCGATAATCAATGGCTGCCCTAATATACCCAttctacaaagagaaaaaaatagccaaaataggCTTAGCACATAATATTGTGAGACGTTAGAAGAATGGCTGCACatgaattgaaatttttttatctAATTAACATTTAGTAAGTATTTACtatgttctaagtgctttactagtcgctttttttttttttaatgtttttattttatttttgagagagagagacagagcacaagcaggggaggggcagagagagagggagacacagaatcggaagcaggctccaggctccgagctgtcagcacagagccccacgtggggcttgaacccacagaccgtgagttcatgacctgagcccaagttggacacttaaccaactgagccacccaggcgccccagtgctttACTAGtcttaactcacttaatccttgtAACAAGAATAGTGCTATTATTACTCTTACTTTATGGTTGACAAACTGAGACacagggaagttaagtaacttgcctgatgTACAAAATGTGAAACTCAGGTTGCCTAGTTTGGCTTcacaatacacattttttttttttaaagtttatttttaagtaatctctatgcccaatatggggctcaaagtcacgacccagagatcaagagctgcacactcTGCCAACTGAACCAGTCAGGCTTCCCTTTACAATATACACTCTTAACTGCTGCTAACTGATGCTGAAAACGATAGGTTTGCTTCCAGATATCTGCTGGAGTTGtgaataaaatttctgaaaattaagcAATGGGTTCATGTAGCCCACAAAAAGGGAGGGAAACTGGGGGAGGTCGAGGGGGGAAGCATAGAATTAAAACCCCACAAAACCTTGTTTGAACTGTTACTCTACCACCTACTAGCTTTGAGATGTTCAAGACGATATaactctttgaacctcagtttcttcgcATGTTAAATAATACTTTGCAAGGTAAttgtgaggatttaaaaaaaaaaagatagtggcTTGGAACAAAGTAAAAGTTGATagtgattatgattattattactcTGAAGCCACTGGCCTTCAGAGGCTGATAAAACAGTAACAGCTGTTTTATCTGGCAAATCATCAAATAAGAGATTTCTCTTGCATATCTACAGTACAATGACAGCTGACTCCCAAAAAGTTGCCTTTCTGAATATGGCTGGTCTAGATCTaccaaggaaagaaacagagcatatTAAAGAGCAGCAGCAACACGACCACCACCACTAGCAAAAATACACGTactgcatattttatatatgaatttacATTCCCATGTGTTATCTCACAGGATCTTTATAATAATCTGAGGCCGGTAGAGCAGGAATTACTACTTCCATTTCAGAAACAAAGATATGGAGGCTTTGCAAGGTTAAAAGGTTTGCTCAGAGCCAAATGCCAATTTGTGGTAGAGTAGGGACCAGAAACCAGGATTCCTGGACCCAAGATCAAAGactatgaaaaagaaatggtattGGGAATGGCATCCTCATGAGCATAATCGCTGGAAGagttatttctctcaaaatagctACAGAATCAGATCTGCTTTGAGGAGTCCTTTGAAGAAATCTTCTGTATATCACCAGGGGCAAAGATGAAGTGTGGATTGATGATGGTGTATACAAGTGTAATTAGCCTGGAGAGCCCTAGCATGTGGAGCTGGCTGTTAAACTCTCCCAACACTGGACTCTACCAGTGTGGACATAATTGGTCCAGGGctcttaattatttcatttggaaattGTATAAGGAATGAGAACATCTTGATAGACTTACATGTCAAATGATGCtttgagtgactttttttttaactttattttttattttttaaaatttacatccaaattagttagcatatagtgcaacaatgatttcaggagtagattccttagtgcccttacccatttagcccatcccccctcccacaacccctccagtaaccctcagtttgttctccatatttatgagtctcttctgttttgtccccctcccagtttttatattatttttgtttcccttcctttatgttcatctgttttgtctcttaagagtct
This window harbors:
- the GLCE gene encoding D-glucuronyl C5-epimerase, yielding MRCLAARVNYKTLIIICTLFTLVTVLLWNKCSSDKAIQFPRHLSSGFRVDGLEKRAAASESNNYVNHMAKQSEEAFPQEQQKAPPVVGSFNSNGGSKVLGLKYEEIDCLINDEHTIKGRREGNEVFLPFTWVEKYFDVYGKVVQYDGYDRFEFSHSYSKVYAQRAPYHPDGVFMSFEGYNVEVRDRVKCISGVEGVPLSTQWGPQGYFYPIQIAQYGLSHYSKNLTEKPPHVEVYETAEDRDRNSKPNDWTVPKGCFMASVADKSRFTNVKQFITPETSEGVSLQLGNTKDFIISFDLKFLTNGSVSVVLETTEKNQLFTVHYVSNTQLIAFKERDIYYGIGPRTSWSTVTRDLVTDLRKGVGLSNTKAVKPTKIMPKKVVRLIAKGKGFLDNITISTTAHMAAFFAASDWLVRNQDEKGGWPIMVTRKLGEGFKSLEPGWYSAMAQGQAISTLVRAYLLTKDHLFLSSALRATAPYKFLSEQHGVRAVFMNKHDWYEEYPTTPSSFVLNGFMYSLIGLYDLKETAGEKLGKEARSLYERGMESLKAMLPLYDTGSGTIYDLRHFMLGIAPNLARWDYHTTHINQLQLLSTIDESPIFKEFVKRWKSYLKGSRAKHN